In a single window of the Pseudobacteriovorax antillogorgiicola genome:
- a CDS encoding DUF2786 domain-containing protein yields the protein MDSKDINSGKEQAFHDPLFAKLRRFQMRNWTEQLYREYENICFQYRADLKKPSIAIVEGCRYWGRWEPIIRRLSLNRDLIVNYPWDTVVEVLKHEMAHQWVHEALDSPHSGHGPEFHQACDRFAVASWARSATGDIQQAISRNPEKLSPEDAAVLKRVEKLLALGRSDNEHEACLAMKEVQRLNQRYQWERLKNRAETSYDYITICHKLKVVPQHQTLIASILSSFFSVDIVFNSLYDAKDQISYKSLELMGSTKHLQIADYVYHYLWHQLPLLWQAHKANAGRKSNRKSFYIGLLTGFHEQLEEQSKAATSKDLSEAQALITRNRQELDQFVADRHPRVHRRSYQCQLRDNDAFQDGKKQGRLMKLRPGIRQHEGALKRLKPGHT from the coding sequence ATGGATTCTAAAGATATAAACTCAGGAAAAGAGCAAGCTTTCCACGATCCATTGTTTGCTAAGTTGCGACGTTTTCAGATGCGAAACTGGACTGAACAACTCTATCGGGAATATGAGAATATTTGTTTTCAGTACCGAGCTGATCTCAAAAAGCCAAGCATTGCCATCGTTGAGGGCTGTCGCTATTGGGGGCGATGGGAGCCGATAATACGCCGTTTGAGTCTGAATCGAGATCTGATTGTAAATTACCCTTGGGATACGGTGGTAGAGGTCTTAAAGCATGAGATGGCTCATCAATGGGTCCACGAGGCTCTCGACTCCCCACATTCAGGACATGGGCCAGAATTCCATCAAGCCTGTGACCGTTTTGCTGTTGCTTCCTGGGCACGGAGCGCCACAGGGGATATCCAGCAAGCGATCTCCCGAAACCCAGAAAAGCTCAGCCCTGAAGATGCAGCAGTATTAAAGCGAGTCGAAAAGCTTTTAGCTCTCGGTCGCTCGGACAACGAGCATGAGGCCTGCCTCGCGATGAAAGAGGTCCAACGCCTGAATCAGCGATACCAGTGGGAGCGATTGAAAAACAGAGCCGAAACATCCTATGACTACATCACAATCTGCCATAAGTTGAAGGTCGTTCCCCAGCATCAGACCCTCATCGCTTCGATCTTGAGTAGCTTTTTCTCGGTTGATATTGTATTCAACAGCCTCTACGACGCTAAGGATCAGATCAGCTATAAATCTCTAGAGCTTATGGGCAGCACGAAACATCTTCAAATCGCCGACTACGTATACCACTATCTTTGGCATCAGCTGCCTCTTCTGTGGCAAGCTCACAAAGCCAATGCGGGGCGAAAAAGCAATCGTAAGAGCTTCTATATCGGCTTGCTTACAGGCTTTCACGAGCAACTCGAAGAACAATCTAAGGCTGCCACTTCAAAAGATCTGAGTGAAGCTCAAGCTCTGATCACACGCAACCGTCAAGAGCTAGATCAGTTCGTTGCTGACAGACATCCTAGAGTTCATCGTCGATCCTACCAATGCCAATTGAGAGACAATGATGCGTTTCAAGACGGCAAAAAACAAGGTAGACTCATGAAATTACGACCCGGTATCCGGCAACACGAAGGTGCTTTGAAACGACTCAAACCCGGTCATACTTAA
- a CDS encoding thiamine-phosphate kinase, with protein MTELKLIESIRSQVKPHPNVMLGIGDDCAVLQSHPQAQLVTTDTLMDGRHFICGDTPPALIGRKSLAVSISDIAAMGGVPEAAFVSLVIPQRKESQPLVEGLMSGIVTLADKFHIAIAGGDSNSWSGPLVVSITLTGRPHHRGPVRRSGAKPGDSIFVTGPLGGSIDDHHLNFEPRTFLAKELLDLTPITSMIDLSDGLATDLRHICSESAVSAQLNPEAIPFRSNITHLDTRLEKALTDGEDFELCFSLNPKGVETLKRAKLSQPIYHVGTIVKQGPNALQWNDGTAIISTGFEHGF; from the coding sequence ATGACCGAATTGAAACTAATAGAATCTATCAGAAGCCAAGTGAAGCCCCATCCTAACGTGATGCTTGGAATTGGAGATGACTGCGCTGTACTGCAAAGCCACCCCCAAGCCCAGTTGGTAACCACCGATACTCTGATGGATGGTCGCCACTTTATTTGTGGGGATACTCCTCCGGCATTAATCGGACGGAAGTCCTTGGCAGTGAGCATCAGTGACATTGCTGCAATGGGCGGCGTACCTGAAGCCGCCTTTGTATCTCTGGTCATCCCTCAAAGGAAGGAAAGCCAACCGTTGGTTGAAGGCCTCATGTCCGGTATCGTGACTCTGGCTGATAAGTTTCATATTGCCATAGCTGGTGGGGACAGCAATAGCTGGTCAGGCCCACTGGTGGTTTCGATCACGCTCACGGGCCGTCCCCATCACCGCGGTCCTGTGCGGCGTTCAGGGGCAAAGCCTGGTGATTCCATTTTTGTTACCGGTCCTCTTGGTGGCAGCATTGACGACCACCACCTCAATTTTGAACCACGAACCTTTTTAGCCAAAGAATTGCTAGACCTCACCCCTATCACAAGCATGATCGATCTGTCCGATGGCTTAGCTACCGACCTTCGCCATATTTGTAGCGAAAGTGCTGTCTCAGCCCAACTAAACCCAGAGGCCATTCCCTTTCGCAGCAACATAACTCACTTGGATACTCGGCTTGAGAAAGCTTTGACCGATGGTGAAGACTTTGAGCTTTGCTTTTCCCTAAACCCCAAAGGGGTCGAGACGCTTAAGAGAGCTAAGCTAAGTCAGCCGATCTATCATGTGGGTACCATCGTCAAACAAGGGCCAAATGCCTTGCAGTGGAACGACGGCACAGCCATAATCAGCACGGGTTTTGAACATGGATTCTAA
- a CDS encoding glutamate--tRNA ligase family protein produces MSQLDTIRRRIHALKGSQVTRFAPSPTGYLHLGHVLSAAYVWGVASAIRAKVLVRIEDHDQGRARPDYIKAIADDLSWLGFLDLPVTSPQEIKLQSRDSFSLFAETAERLRPSIYRCVCSRRQIQDAQGEDRDELRYPNTCRDAAIAWSEPGSLRLKIPNYGISFDDLCLGPQTQCPQEQCGDVMIRDRHDYWSYQFAVVVDDCHDGVNLIIRGQDLTHTTARQIMIADMIGSNRRVHYLHHPLVYDDNGKKLSKRDQASSIGELRDQGWSPEDVIGQACFAAGMIPKVQPVSACDLGDFFS; encoded by the coding sequence ATGAGCCAATTAGACACCATAAGGCGCCGTATTCATGCCCTCAAGGGTTCACAAGTCACCCGCTTTGCACCGAGCCCGACAGGCTACTTGCACCTAGGCCACGTCCTGTCTGCTGCCTACGTGTGGGGGGTAGCGAGCGCAATACGTGCCAAGGTCCTCGTCCGTATCGAAGACCACGACCAAGGCCGTGCCCGTCCCGATTATATCAAGGCCATAGCAGATGACCTCTCTTGGCTTGGATTTCTCGATTTGCCTGTAACATCACCCCAAGAGATCAAGCTTCAGAGCCGCGATAGCTTTTCTTTATTTGCTGAAACAGCGGAACGCCTAAGACCATCGATTTATCGCTGTGTTTGCAGCCGACGTCAGATTCAAGATGCCCAAGGTGAGGATCGAGATGAACTGCGTTACCCTAATACTTGCCGCGATGCAGCCATCGCCTGGTCTGAGCCAGGTAGCCTGCGGCTGAAGATTCCCAACTACGGAATTAGCTTTGATGACCTATGCTTGGGCCCACAAACCCAGTGCCCCCAGGAACAGTGCGGCGATGTCATGATCCGAGATCGTCATGACTACTGGTCCTATCAATTTGCGGTTGTCGTTGACGATTGCCATGATGGAGTCAACTTGATCATCCGTGGCCAAGACCTCACCCACACCACCGCACGACAAATCATGATTGCTGACATGATCGGTAGCAACAGGCGGGTGCACTATCTCCACCACCCTTTGGTTTATGACGATAACGGTAAAAAGCTTTCCAAGCGGGATCAAGCATCTAGCATAGGCGAGTTGCGGGATCAGGGCTGGTCTCCAGAAGACGTCATTGGCCAGGCTTGCTTCGCAGCTGGTATGATTCCTAAAGTGCAGCCTGTGAGCGCTTGTGATCTAGGAGACTTTTTCTCATGA
- the murI gene encoding glutamate racemase: MSDQKRQVLVIDSGVGGLTVAKEIMALIPNASIAYFADHGYFPYGDKDEAWLVNRLVDLLRKGITRFNPDVLVIACNTASTTVLPHLRQRFSRPIVGVVPAIKPASQHSQKKQIGLLATTGTVSRSYTDRLIADFASDCQVIAVGSQELVHMAESKIQGQAVDHEKLREICRDFLNDHGEPRVDVVVLGCTHFPVLRIDFEQAVSDEIRWIDSGEAIAQRVKSLMPNELAAASGSHIFLTSDDRYLSSGLTSYLRNMGFSDMGLG, encoded by the coding sequence GTGTCTGATCAAAAACGGCAGGTATTGGTGATTGACTCTGGAGTTGGTGGACTGACCGTAGCCAAAGAAATTATGGCTCTAATACCCAATGCAAGCATCGCTTATTTTGCTGACCATGGGTACTTTCCTTACGGCGATAAAGATGAGGCTTGGCTTGTGAATCGGCTTGTTGATCTGCTACGGAAGGGGATCACACGATTTAATCCTGATGTCCTTGTTATTGCCTGCAACACCGCTTCAACGACGGTCTTACCTCATTTAAGGCAACGATTTTCGCGGCCTATTGTAGGGGTTGTACCCGCGATCAAGCCTGCTAGCCAGCACTCACAGAAAAAGCAGATTGGCTTACTGGCGACGACTGGCACTGTGAGTCGTTCTTACACGGATCGTCTGATTGCTGACTTTGCCTCAGACTGTCAGGTGATTGCGGTCGGCTCTCAGGAATTGGTGCATATGGCTGAATCTAAGATTCAAGGGCAAGCGGTAGATCACGAAAAGCTGCGAGAGATCTGCCGGGACTTTTTGAATGATCATGGAGAGCCTCGGGTTGATGTGGTGGTTCTGGGCTGCACCCATTTCCCAGTGCTTCGAATTGATTTCGAGCAGGCTGTGTCTGATGAAATTCGTTGGATTGATTCAGGTGAGGCTATTGCACAAAGAGTTAAGTCACTGATGCCTAACGAGCTGGCAGCCGCTTCAGGCTCTCATATATTCCTCACTAGCGACGATCGCTATCTCTCATCTGGATTAACATCATATCTACGAAACATGGGCTTCAGCGATATGGGGTTGGGCTGA
- a CDS encoding amino acid ABC transporter substrate-binding protein has protein sequence MKLFGHFSFLQLIFRLCLDARLWKVYILATSLGWQASSLGSNSSFVDDPVVDLAMPGTKGQISQNKLRRCQHQFSESISYYQKLYKFLPKGWQPKAKTAFLKLKDRQASDCRKRSVQRAVHGTLSHHTGKIGVLAPLQGKDRDLGVHFAEAIKTYYKDVKLFERYGVLGDSRSHAKAFHQQLAKLVFVDRVSILIGGVTKYEAKMLNLWSEKLQIPTLILHSPAFRQKLSPFAFYISPDQQQMAISLATYIHNRAFQKVAIFHPEHRQKEFVFHLQDRLNRDKKNIVKIAHYNPKDYSSLALGIRELFKIDDPERHEELAELIEKKKLEAEEAGIPFNPEGIMLPPEQTVDTIIIVDNFKTVRHFINILKYLKVPKIPLLGTQQWRAPELFNPPEPFLAGSIFVDYIGSYLRLPYRLKVTTQESPYFTTPEQTMALDLWLIGRHSIDIAERVRTALPEDRRDIRKILGELRTRKKDPFFQSQRVFDQKQVSNWPTFLFSLSESGLYPMFQRAAEHALLSPTPYR, from the coding sequence ATGAAGCTCTTTGGCCACTTTTCCTTTCTTCAACTAATTTTCAGGCTCTGCTTAGATGCTCGGCTGTGGAAAGTCTACATATTAGCTACATCTTTAGGCTGGCAAGCTAGCTCCCTTGGCAGCAACAGCAGCTTTGTGGATGACCCTGTGGTCGATCTAGCCATGCCCGGCACCAAAGGCCAGATTAGTCAGAACAAACTACGTCGATGCCAGCATCAATTTAGTGAATCTATCAGCTACTATCAAAAACTCTACAAATTTTTGCCAAAGGGTTGGCAACCAAAGGCAAAAACAGCTTTTCTAAAACTCAAAGATCGTCAGGCTTCAGACTGCCGCAAACGCTCGGTACAACGAGCCGTCCACGGCACCCTGAGTCATCATACTGGGAAAATAGGAGTCCTTGCCCCACTTCAAGGCAAAGACCGCGACCTTGGGGTTCATTTTGCGGAGGCCATCAAAACCTATTATAAGGACGTTAAATTATTTGAGAGGTATGGTGTGCTGGGCGACTCTCGAAGCCATGCCAAGGCTTTTCACCAGCAGCTGGCCAAACTCGTTTTTGTTGATCGGGTATCCATTCTCATTGGAGGAGTCACAAAGTACGAGGCAAAGATGCTCAATCTTTGGAGTGAAAAGCTCCAGATACCAACTTTGATTTTGCATAGCCCCGCTTTTCGACAGAAACTGAGCCCCTTTGCCTTCTATATTTCGCCTGACCAACAGCAGATGGCCATATCCTTAGCCACATATATCCATAATCGAGCCTTTCAGAAGGTGGCTATCTTTCACCCGGAGCATCGTCAGAAGGAATTTGTGTTTCACCTTCAGGATCGCCTCAATCGTGATAAGAAAAATATCGTCAAGATAGCTCATTACAACCCTAAGGACTATAGTTCCCTTGCCCTAGGAATTCGTGAACTCTTCAAAATAGATGATCCGGAGAGACATGAAGAACTTGCAGAACTTATAGAGAAGAAAAAGTTAGAAGCCGAGGAGGCAGGGATTCCTTTCAACCCCGAAGGCATCATGTTGCCCCCAGAGCAGACTGTGGACACGATTATCATAGTCGACAACTTTAAAACGGTTCGTCATTTTATCAACATCCTAAAGTACCTCAAAGTACCCAAGATACCCTTGCTGGGAACTCAACAGTGGCGAGCGCCTGAGTTATTCAATCCGCCCGAGCCCTTTCTTGCAGGTTCAATTTTTGTGGACTACATTGGTAGCTATCTTCGCCTTCCCTACCGCTTGAAAGTCACCACCCAGGAATCACCCTATTTCACCACCCCAGAGCAAACCATGGCACTCGATCTCTGGCTTATCGGTCGGCACAGTATTGACATCGCCGAACGAGTGAGAACGGCACTACCAGAAGATCGCCGCGACATAAGAAAAATCCTAGGGGAGCTTCGCACTAGGAAAAAAGATCCGTTCTTTCAATCCCAAAGAGTATTTGATCAAAAGCAAGTAAGCAATTGGCCTACATTCCTATTTTCTTTATCAGAAAGTGGTCTGTACCCCATGTTTCAGAGAGCCGCTGAGCACGCTTTACTCAGCCCAACCCCATATCGCTGA
- a CDS encoding transglycosylase domain-containing protein yields MSKKLQDLSDTKIERMVRNHSWRPGWFAFKISVLLTFGFLSVACAGIGIWLSNLGVFDLSEKDLTAITEYKPMDNSVVFDKDDRKIGEFFSAYYVYTKLEDIPEPLIEAVLAIEDRNFYKHQGIDVKAMFRAMVSIIRTKSISQGASTITQQLVRNFLLTREKTFARKIKEIALSMLLEQKLSKDRILEIYLNALFLGHGSYGVGAAAKRYFGRPLQELEAHELALIAGLFQSPSAYNPHRSPKKAKARQRKVIIAMARSGYLTVPQAKELLKRKLSYTSYNPINTQVAPYFIDYVREETARLLGQNVKNKGLRIHTTLDRDLQKKARDTITGSKRFLEESRAYLLGDLDQKPPSIEAALLVTDPKTGHILAMVGGRDYRKTQFNRTVHAKRSPGSSIKPVVYSLALEEGFKWSDMLYVSPIAVKDYRPKNYSTQSFLTETTLLRAFYKSINTPTVEIAQKIGLDKILDHGKRMGIKTPLKKEIGTILGGSEVTMLDMSQVYGTIANQGQRVETIAITKITDRNGKVLYESPPPATRLDRALSVPVSYLMVEGLRSVFKYGTAYNFRRHAAYAVGKTGTSDQSKDNWFCGFTPELVAIVWAGVEKHQGFEHTISATTLALPIWSSFIQKVMVDRDEEQLPSFIVPEGVIEAKVHPKFGYRDESGITMHFLEGQEPEAQNSNLKVISRSGSYRSLFDR; encoded by the coding sequence ATGAGTAAGAAACTACAGGATCTATCGGATACCAAGATTGAGCGCATGGTTCGCAACCATAGTTGGCGCCCGGGATGGTTTGCGTTCAAAATTAGCGTTCTCCTAACCTTTGGCTTTTTGAGTGTAGCGTGTGCAGGCATTGGAATCTGGCTCTCGAATCTAGGTGTATTCGATCTTAGCGAAAAAGACCTTACCGCGATCACTGAATATAAGCCCATGGACAACTCTGTTGTCTTCGATAAAGATGATCGAAAGATAGGTGAATTTTTTAGTGCCTACTATGTTTATACCAAGCTAGAGGATATTCCAGAACCGCTCATAGAAGCCGTCTTAGCTATCGAGGATCGAAATTTTTATAAGCACCAGGGAATCGATGTCAAAGCTATGTTTCGGGCTATGGTCAGCATCATTCGCACCAAATCGATCAGCCAAGGGGCATCAACAATCACGCAACAACTGGTTCGCAACTTCTTGCTAACCCGAGAAAAGACGTTTGCCCGAAAGATCAAGGAAATTGCCCTTTCTATGCTCCTGGAGCAAAAGCTTAGCAAGGACAGAATTCTAGAAATCTATCTCAACGCACTCTTCCTAGGTCATGGTTCATATGGTGTGGGTGCCGCTGCCAAGCGATACTTTGGTCGGCCTTTGCAAGAACTTGAAGCTCATGAGCTAGCATTGATCGCAGGTCTTTTCCAATCACCCAGCGCCTACAACCCACATCGAAGCCCTAAGAAAGCCAAGGCGAGACAGCGAAAAGTCATCATAGCCATGGCTCGCTCGGGCTACCTCACCGTTCCTCAAGCGAAGGAGCTTTTAAAACGCAAGCTCAGCTACACTTCATACAACCCTATCAATACTCAGGTAGCCCCCTACTTCATCGACTATGTTCGTGAGGAAACGGCGAGGCTATTGGGTCAGAACGTAAAAAACAAAGGCCTTCGAATTCACACCACACTGGATCGAGACCTCCAAAAAAAGGCTCGGGATACAATCACGGGCAGTAAGCGATTCTTAGAAGAGTCCCGCGCGTATTTGCTTGGTGATCTTGATCAAAAACCACCTTCCATCGAAGCAGCATTACTAGTTACCGATCCCAAGACTGGCCATATATTGGCTATGGTTGGGGGTCGCGATTATAGAAAGACACAATTTAATCGAACCGTCCACGCGAAGCGCTCACCAGGATCAAGTATTAAGCCGGTAGTCTATTCTTTGGCTCTCGAAGAGGGGTTTAAGTGGTCGGACATGCTCTATGTATCGCCGATTGCTGTCAAAGACTATCGCCCCAAAAACTACTCAACCCAAAGCTTTTTAACCGAAACGACCCTACTTCGCGCCTTCTATAAATCAATCAACACCCCTACAGTAGAGATTGCTCAAAAGATCGGTCTCGATAAGATATTAGATCATGGCAAACGGATGGGTATTAAGACCCCTCTTAAGAAAGAGATCGGCACTATTCTCGGTGGCTCCGAAGTCACCATGTTAGACATGTCTCAAGTCTACGGCACCATTGCCAATCAAGGGCAAAGGGTCGAGACCATTGCCATCACTAAAATTACAGATCGCAATGGTAAGGTTCTCTATGAGTCCCCACCACCGGCAACGCGCCTTGACCGTGCCTTGAGTGTACCCGTTTCTTACCTCATGGTAGAAGGCCTCCGATCTGTCTTTAAATACGGAACGGCCTATAACTTTAGGCGTCATGCTGCCTATGCAGTTGGGAAGACAGGCACATCAGACCAATCCAAGGACAATTGGTTCTGTGGCTTTACTCCAGAGCTGGTGGCAATCGTTTGGGCTGGTGTCGAAAAACACCAAGGCTTCGAACATACGATTTCTGCAACGACTTTAGCGTTGCCAATCTGGAGTTCATTCATACAAAAGGTGATGGTGGATCGAGATGAGGAACAGTTGCCATCGTTTATCGTGCCCGAAGGAGTTATCGAGGCCAAGGTTCACCCGAAGTTCGGTTACCGCGATGAGTCGGGGATCACGATGCACTTTCTTGAGGGGCAGGAACCTGAAGCTCAAAACTCGAACCTTAAAGTTATCAGCCGCTCGGGCTCGTATCGAAGCTTATTTGATAGGTAG
- a CDS encoding diguanylate cyclase, which translates to MRMLIVEKAEEVFSLKNYFTSPSHHTPDSTLGITYEFRSAANLEEALNIYNGFYPDIILVKLGSKLDELISFCTEIRELDGTRHTGIVLLQGASTVDPNLAVRCLESGADEYIDRKASPREVCARVHAVFRFKIANDELRSANHRLLIQSLTDELTGLHNMRSFGKEYDKIFERALSQGSGFSIMMLDLDKFKMVNDTNNHLVGSYVIGEVGKMIAESCSHYPGVIPARYGGDEYIIVMPSDNPQATMELAENIREKVEEAPFVYDGCVVNMTASIGFAWIPSGYKGDTETPIKAADMMLYRSKEQGRNQVRGMMLRNAVDFDHIGRLHLVNGDTSRDHNHVARLSNIKFF; encoded by the coding sequence ATGCGAATGCTCATCGTCGAGAAGGCGGAAGAGGTCTTTAGCCTAAAGAACTACTTTACCTCTCCATCCCATCATACACCAGATTCCACCCTGGGTATAACTTACGAGTTTAGGTCTGCTGCAAATTTGGAAGAAGCTCTGAACATTTATAACGGTTTCTATCCAGATATAATCCTCGTCAAGCTCGGTTCAAAACTAGATGAATTAATATCCTTTTGCACAGAAATTCGAGAGCTTGATGGAACGAGGCACACAGGTATTGTGCTGCTACAAGGTGCAAGCACAGTTGATCCAAATTTGGCGGTTCGGTGTTTAGAGTCTGGAGCTGATGAATACATCGATCGGAAGGCAAGCCCGCGAGAGGTATGCGCTAGAGTTCATGCAGTATTTCGGTTTAAGATTGCTAATGATGAGCTGCGCTCTGCCAATCATAGACTTCTTATCCAATCTCTGACCGACGAACTAACAGGCCTTCACAATATGAGGTCTTTCGGTAAAGAATACGACAAGATTTTCGAGCGAGCTTTGTCGCAAGGCTCAGGTTTTAGCATCATGATGCTCGATTTAGATAAGTTCAAGATGGTAAACGATACCAATAACCACCTTGTGGGAAGCTACGTAATCGGAGAAGTTGGGAAAATGATTGCAGAGAGTTGCAGTCATTATCCAGGAGTGATTCCCGCTCGATATGGTGGCGATGAATACATTATTGTGATGCCTTCCGACAATCCCCAAGCGACCATGGAACTGGCAGAAAACATCCGGGAGAAAGTAGAAGAGGCGCCCTTTGTCTATGATGGCTGTGTCGTTAACATGACGGCGAGTATCGGTTTCGCCTGGATCCCTTCAGGCTACAAGGGGGACACTGAGACCCCGATCAAGGCTGCGGATATGATGCTCTATCGAAGCAAGGAGCAAGGGCGCAACCAGGTTCGGGGTATGATGCTACGGAATGCGGTTGATTTTGATCATATTGGTCGGCTTCATCTTGTTAATGGGGATACCAGCCGTGATCACAACCACGTCGCCAGACTCAGCAACATTAAGTTCTTTTAA
- the pyk gene encoding pyruvate kinase gives MSNTTSTSEGTYEPNLVRHTKIIGTLGPSSSDYETQKKLVEAGLNIARLNFSHGDHATHLKNIHSIRQIAQETGKPVAILQDLQGPKIRVGKLMGDQMQIVKGETYSLRYGVEQKEAKVIPIDYRGLTHDVSKGQRVMMDDGLLILEVTDVKHDTVHVTVQEGGTLKNRKGVNFPDSKLSLPAMTDKDSKDLLFGIANNVDYVALSFVQDPADIRQIKSMIRALGSDVPVVAKIEKLPAIDTIDEIAQEADGLMVARGDLGVEANVERVPNLQRTIIRAATKHGKPVIIATQMLESMIKNPRASLAEVADVANGVLDGADCLMLSGEVASGRYPVQAVKRMSDIIKEVEAWTFKRPSRFSLQERPSRKDWEVNESIALSACEAADALNAKAIVCLTLTGSIARSISKWRPKTPIIAISPRKDVSQRLEMVWGIQGIPNPSFYNTDSLLQELPRVLKELNVAESGDVVVITAGIPINKMKPTNMIKINRIP, from the coding sequence ATGTCAAATACTACCAGTACTTCCGAAGGCACCTACGAACCCAACCTCGTTCGCCATACCAAGATCATTGGCACCCTAGGTCCCTCATCATCTGACTATGAAACTCAAAAGAAGCTGGTAGAAGCTGGGCTCAATATTGCCCGGCTAAATTTTTCCCACGGTGATCACGCTACACATTTGAAGAATATCCATTCTATCCGCCAGATCGCCCAAGAAACAGGCAAGCCAGTTGCGATTCTCCAAGACCTTCAAGGCCCCAAGATCCGTGTTGGCAAGCTCATGGGCGATCAGATGCAGATTGTCAAAGGAGAGACTTACTCCCTGCGCTATGGTGTCGAACAAAAAGAAGCGAAGGTGATACCCATTGACTACCGGGGCTTGACTCATGACGTCTCTAAAGGTCAACGGGTCATGATGGATGATGGTCTTCTGATCTTAGAAGTGACTGATGTTAAACATGATACAGTGCATGTCACAGTCCAAGAAGGCGGTACGCTCAAGAACCGAAAAGGGGTTAACTTTCCTGATTCCAAACTCTCGCTTCCGGCTATGACAGATAAGGACAGCAAAGACCTCTTGTTTGGCATTGCAAATAATGTTGACTATGTAGCTCTCTCCTTCGTTCAAGACCCGGCTGACATCCGCCAGATCAAGTCCATGATCCGAGCCCTCGGTTCGGATGTTCCCGTAGTTGCGAAAATCGAAAAGCTGCCAGCGATCGATACCATCGATGAAATAGCCCAGGAAGCTGATGGGCTGATGGTGGCTCGCGGCGATCTTGGTGTAGAAGCCAATGTCGAGCGTGTTCCGAACCTGCAAAGGACCATCATTCGAGCTGCTACAAAGCACGGCAAGCCGGTAATCATAGCCACTCAAATGTTAGAGTCCATGATCAAAAACCCCCGCGCCAGCCTTGCAGAAGTTGCTGATGTGGCCAACGGTGTTCTCGACGGTGCTGACTGCCTTATGTTATCTGGAGAAGTCGCCAGTGGCCGTTACCCTGTTCAGGCAGTAAAGCGGATGTCTGACATCATTAAAGAGGTCGAGGCTTGGACTTTCAAGAGGCCATCACGATTTAGCCTTCAAGAAAGACCATCACGCAAGGATTGGGAAGTTAATGAATCCATCGCTCTTTCAGCTTGCGAAGCTGCTGATGCTCTAAATGCCAAAGCCATCGTATGTCTGACACTTACAGGCTCTATCGCACGCTCTATTTCCAAGTGGCGACCGAAAACACCGATCATTGCAATCAGCCCTCGAAAGGACGTTTCACAGCGTTTAGAGATGGTTTGGGGGATTCAAGGGATTCCCAATCCGTCGTTCTACAACACCGACTCTCTTCTGCAAGAGCTGCCTCGGGTATTAAAAGAACTTAATGTTGCTGAGTCTGGCGACGTGGTTGTGATCACGGCTGGTATCCCCATTAACAAGATGAAGCCGACCAATATGATCAAAATCAACCGCATTCCGTAG